The genomic segment AATCCATGGAGCGGTCCATGATGGATGATTTAGAGAAGGACATACTGCCAAAGGAGTCATCCAACGAGCAGGGGAGCAGATGACCAGGCTGACCAGGGACGGTCCCTCCAGCATCGAGGGCTGAGGCAGGAATGGAATGAATGATACAGTGCATCCGTCTTGGGCCGCGCGTTCCCAGGAGATTCAGCTCGTATGTCACCTCTGCTATGTTGTAGCTTCCAGATGGAAATTTAGGAGACACTTTCTTGGAGTAAAATCTCCTGCTTGTCTTCCCTGGCTGGGAGATGGCTGCTCTGTTGTATGGGGGTTGGGTATCATAGATTATGAACTTCGTGCCAAGAAAATTAGACCTAAGATGAaagtcaattaggtttcagCTTATTACATTAacccaaaaaggaaaagaagagtttCGCCTTAACAGTTGTAATCACCTCAGTTTTCCAATATAAGTGTTGCTTGATCTTGATATATTGTCAGCATCAGTTGATATTATGTACTCTCTACAGGTTGTGCGCCGAGTTCGTTTAGCTGATAGGAGGAACTTCCCATTTTCAACAAGTACAGCTACAATAATGAACCATATTAGATATTAATTAAaagacatcatcatcatcatccaaaaGGATCAATAAACCAAACTCTGCTACCTCCATAACATATATTGGCAACACCTACTAGTGAAACAAATGTATCCAACTCCACAAAGAGAGAGCCAaatggaagagaaaaaaaaatcaaaaacagaaaagggagaagaaaagaaaaaatatagaaaagggCTAAGATAATGCAGAGATGAGCAATGTTTAATGCAAGAGTACAACTGGAATGCAACTGCAACTGATTTCTCAAATACTGAAGCTGGAAAGACATGGCCAACACAAAAACTATACTTAGAATTGGagagaaacaaaaacaaagGCCAGAGCACTACAAAATAAGCAGCAAAATACAACTTCAACACAAATAGAATATAGGTTTAGCCCAACCTGTAATCTCATGATTTTGCTATTTATACTGGCTCAATCCACGAATCCTACAGGATTTCAGCCCAATCTTGTAGTATCCAAACAGGCtcttaaggccctgtttggatgattgggctgaaaatccTATAGGATTCATGGGTTGGCCCAATCTATATAGTATATCAACCATATACCACCCAGCCCAAATCctgtgagaagaaagaaaaaaaaacacctcCATCACGCTAGGATCTAGGCTAGGTTTGGACATGCTCTTAGAAAATACAAGATGGATGGGCCAACAGGCCCAATTCCTACAAACTTTTCAATCCAATCCCGCAGGAatatccaaacaggccctaGATGGTCCATCATCTAGCTGGCAGAGGCtttactcatcaaatataatggcCACTGAAAAAGTGCCTCAACAAGAGGAGATATTGAAAAAGGCAGCAGCAGAATAACAAATAATCAACACCTTGTAGAGAGGATTAAATTCTAATTCTATCAACAAGGTTTGGTGCTTAGAGCAAGTTAGGCCCACAGACTAATGACACTCATGAGGATACACTTAAACCCAATGTGACATTTATGCAAACAATAAATAGACTCAATAAATTCATGAACAAGAGCATCAAATTGTATGGACAAATATAAAGAAAACAAGCTTACCAGGGCTAAGGCACAGATACAGATGATAAGTTAGAGTTGACTTATCCCTCTTGATAAAGCACTGAATAGTACCATCTCGAGGTCCAGGCTGTGAAAGGCAACAAAACACTATAAGAAACATTTATATCGAATATCATTTCCATGATTATTTCATAGCATTACGAATTACTTGTCATATCTGTCACTAGGGATAAAACCTCTATCTCTCATcactctaaataaataaattaacaaAAAGAACATATCATAACtgttaagaagaaaaaaacaacaAGACAGTGGTTAACAAAATAGAAACACAGGGAATTAAGAACAGCACCTGCTTCAGGGAGACCGGAAAAGTAAGCTTTCCACAAAATTCTGGACTTGTAACAATCTCTTTACACATTTCCCTCCATGACCTGCAAACAGCTGCGCAGGCAACTACGTTTTTGCGGGAAGGCCAACTACTCTCACTTGCCTCCAACCTTTTGATCACATCATGAAGTAGTTCAGGAGGAAGACTAGCCCAACAGCTGTCCTGGATTACTACAGGTTGATCATGCACTTCGTGCACAGCACCCTGAGATTTCCCCCTGTGATGACCCGAGAGCCTCACCTCGAAGCCCCGGCGAGATAAACTACCGATGCCATCTCTCACATCACGAACAATGCTACGGAATGACATCTAAGCCAACTCAAACTCAATACGCAATCCTCCAATAGGCATATAATTCCTAGCCTGCTATTATGCAAACAGCAGATGCCAGAGATTTCTAGTCTGGGTTGACAACCTGCACGGGTAGTAATAATCTCATACCACAGCTATCAAGCACCTTTTAAGGCGCTACACTGAATCATGTCTTGAAAGAAGAACTAGTGAGAAGCAACTCTCTTACCTTCTTATCACAAGTTGAGAAACCTGACAGGATCTCAGATGCACCAAAAGTGATACAAATCCCTGACGAGCAATAGTCATTAGTAATGAAAAGAAACTATGATGCTAACACGTAAAGCAATAAACTTTGGAACAAATCGTGAAATTATAAGTCCAGAGAAATCTGCAGTTACTTttatatgtgtctatgaatgcAGTCACCATGGAAACCAGCTTCAGCATTAAATTTTCTAgaacaaactaaatcatatgCTGGCCTAGCTTATGTGAAGATTACAAGACTATTAGTTCAGAAGAATGAATTGAAGTTGATTAAATGACTCCACAACCATGGACCCGATGTCGACATAAAAGTTCTTTTGTGTTTCCTTATTAGGCTACACCACAGGCTTCGATTGCTTAGAAATATCCGGTTCTCAGGTCCTCATTGAATATATTTGCGAAACTAACTTCAGAACTCCgcaagaaaaaaagggaaatctCTTGGCATTGTAACTGAGGGGCTCCTCTACTAGCCTTCGGGAAAAGGAAGTAGATGTTCGAGGTAGAATAGGACACCCACTAAAAGATACGCCCAAGAGACATCTCGGAAGCCGAAGAGAAGTAGAGAAAAGGAGCCcgttcaagaaaaaaagaatcaatagaaATGCATTAGAAAAGAGATTTTTCTCCCCAAAACCTAACGCTTCAACCAAAAGGGAGCAAGAAAAGGGGGGGCAAAAACAAACCAAGAAGAGAAATTTCAGCTTAAATAGCAAAAATAGTGCTTAAGGCCTTTACGAAGAAACACGAGACAGCGTTCCTCCACAATCTCGCAACCGTCGGAAGAAATCTAGATCTTCACGAAGTTTCAAACAGAAAACCTCCCAAAAAAAACACCAAAATGCCTGAAAAGAACTCGGAACTCAAACACCACCCATCGAAAAATCCAAACTTTGGCAATATTCATTAAGGAATGACAAAAGAAACACCTAAAATCACAGATCTACAATGACTCCGTCCAAAAAAACGCACAAATTCCCCAATATCACACTCAAGACCAAGCAAAAACTCAAAAATCATCGATAAATCACCAAAAAGATGCGAGCGAAACCAAGAATCCGGCATCTACCTCTCAAATCGAAGCGGAAAAGCCCGACAGGGGCCTCAGAGACGGGCGCTTAAAACCCCAGACCTCGGCGAGAGCGCAAGAAAGGCATCAAATCCCACAGCATCGATCTCGCCCGCGCCCAGATCTCAGCCCGATCCCTTCCTTCCGAGTCGCCGGCACGACCACCGCGTttgttcttctctctcttcgatCTTCTCCGCCTTTCGCATTCAAGAAGCCAGCCGGACTTCAAGGCCTCTTTAAATCCACTTGAGAGACGGAGCAGAAAGTGGGCGAAAGAAGAAACGAATTAAGAATAGATAAGACGACGGTGGCTTCCATCTTTATTAGCATCATTTTACCCACCCCGCGGTCCGTCCACGCTCGCCGGGGCCTTTTGACTTTCCGTTCCGTTACGCGTGGCGTCTTCTGGTCCCGTTCCCGTGTACCCCCGGAACCTTATAAAGCTTATGGACATGGTGCTGGCTGGCTGCAAATATCTGGGGCCTTTGGCATAAAGACCTCTACTTTTCTGAAATTATAGAAAGGGCCCTCATACGTTAGATTATTACAGAAAACTCGTTACATttcatataaaatatttaaaataatctCAACCATGCTCATGTGACGAGTAGGGATATCCGCACTTGACAAACATAGGGGGTGGGTGGGGTGTGGTGTATAAAGTGGGTGGCAATTTATTCTAATTCCTTACACCCTTGTTCATGCATTATTGGATATTTGGATTTTTATTTCATACACAGATTTTTGTGggtctcaaatttttttttttttaatccactGGCTGCTCACATAGATTTAGTGTGAGCATAGCCAACTGAGTCAAGAGAAAGAAAACGGCTCAGTGGTAGAGTAATATATACATAACAGGTCCAGAAAATCTTTCCGGAGTATCGGACAGCAAAGAAGACGACTCAGTCAGATGCCATGTTTGCCTCTTGGTACACATACATACACGGCTTGGAAGACACTACACTCTTTCACCAGCCAACGAATGTCGCATAGCAGCGAGCGTTCTTCTCCCCTTTGTCCCTCCTTACATATCCACTCGATCATCACGTTTGAGTCTTCTTTAAGGATGATGTTCCTAATTCCCAACACCCGTCTTGCATAGGATAATCACTCCCACACAGCCTTAGGCTCCGCCCCAATGGCTGATACCTCGAAAGCACGACGCCTCCCGCAGCAATCAGTCTGGAGTCATGGTTTCTGATCATAAAAGCAGCTCCACCTCTATCTCCACTAGCGAACATGCTaccatcaaaatttattttgaaggGAGGATGGGGGTTCTTAAGAGATAAGGACAGTCATGAGCATTGTAGTAGCAGATAGAGGGTCCCAAATGTCTCTAGCCATGCCATATGAAGCTGCCACGGTAGCCTTAGTGGCTTCAACAACCTGACAAAGTGCTCTCTCCACTACAATCCTCagttcctcccttctttctcattCAAAACTGTGCATAAAACTTTCATCTCGCACGGCCTATGAACCTGAGCTTTGGCAAGACTTGGGATAGGCAGAAATTAAGGAGAAGTCCCCCACAGAGAAGAATCATTCAATACCCAGAAATGCCCAGCAAAAGATTCAAAGGCAAAGTAAAGTAATCATTCGAGTGAGGAAGTTCAGGGCGAGGTCGAGACGTATAGAACCTTGGTTGAGgagtatatttatttatttttggttcTAGGACCGGTAGTTCTAGGATCGACTCGGCTCTCTCAAATTGTTTCTTATTATTAAGAAAATGTAACAAATATTTTCAATGATTCTAGCGTTTTTGTCCAACCAAATTTAATAAGCACAGATGATATCTCATCTGGGAGTACTTGGTGACCGCATGGATCCCCTCATATGGCGGAGTAGATCCTTTACTGACTCGCTAGGTCTCAGATATTTATTGCTAGGAATCATCGTGCTGTCAACTTGCTAGCCATGCGGACGTTCATTGGTGAAATAAAATTGTGGGAGGAATTTGCAGGCGTAACTTAACGGACCATCACGATGTCCGTTAAGGGGCGTGCcgattttttaagaaaagaatgtgTCGGAAAATTATGATGATGTCtatacacccccccccccctattgctcaggacaccccccaaaaattaaaaaaaaattaaatactctctacaccccccatttgctaaggacacccctaaaaaattaaaaatttctaaattacccccccctccccaccccctcacctaaattgctctctacaccccccaaaccccccccaccccgctcttcccctccaaaacacctcgccaacgcccaaaaccccccgttcccccttctccctctcgtcgccggcattctcccgatctccgaccacctcgccggcttctcccggaaccacctcgccggcttcttccgtaattttttttttttcacggttcgtgctccgttcggcactggatcgccgaacaaaaggcttctgttcggctgaacagtgccggacagaagccttctgttcggcactgtgcagccgaacagatctgttcggttgagggttgccgaacagaaggcttctgttcggcactgttcagccgaacagaagccttttgttcggcgatccagtgccgaacggagcacgaatcgtgaaaaaaaaaatttcgggagaagccggcgaggtggttccgggagaagccggcgaggtggtcggagatcgggagaatgccggcgacgagagggagaagggggaacgggggaggaggggtttaaggggggtttgaggggtgtttttttttttcttttcaaaacgaaacggaggaggaggaaggggggtgtatgagaaaatttcaagggcaatatggtaattacactaaaggttagtttgggttttttttttttttgtttttggggggtgtcctgagcaatagggggggtgtatatagaactacccatgCTCCATCTATGGAAAAGCCTAAGAGGGTGCAAAAATGACAAGTAATGCCCATATAAAACCATCATTGCCGGATGTGTCCTCTAGCAATTCGAACCCATATGGTCAATTTTTTGACCAAAGACTTGCCCTAGCGAGTCAGTTTTGGATCTTGACGGTCACATATTTGTATAATAAAAAACTATTttccttaaaataattttaaattttaaaatactatttttataaaaagttattttttgaTCAAAAATTGCAGCATCCTCGAACAACCTCGAGTCAATCTTCTATACATTCATGCTTTTAGATCTTCCaattggatatatatatatatatatatatatatgattgaaGTGGGAGGTGTTACCGACCGGATATTTATTAATGATATGGATCTATATTTCAAGCAAGTGTAAAAGATaaaatttctagttttcttagcGTTCACATGGGAGACATAGCGGTCCAAGTTGCATGAGCTATTTTCTCACCATGACAAAGCATTGGGTAAGTTGGATGGTCATGGCACGTTAGGTTTGCGGTTGGGCCTGACCATAACGCGTGGACCCCCTCATATGAAAATGAATTCAACCTGATCTAAGATTTTgatgttttcttcctttttcgccatcttttttttttcttttttttttttttttttgatacaacggTATCTCACGCTTGACGGGTGTGAATGCAGCTAACAGAATcggaaagaagaagatgatacaATGGAGTAAGAATCGATCCATGGTCCACCCAAGTAAAGCTTTCAGAGTAATGAGCCGCGAAGGAGGCCACCCAGTCAGCAGCTGTTGTTCGCTTCTCCGTAGACATGTGATATCCTCAGAAGATTACTCTCGTCCAAAAGCCTGCGAATATCGTAGAGTAACGGACTAGAGCGTCTCTCCGTCCCAGACTCTGGATCCAATCGATAAACTGAGGCCAAGTCTCCCTCCAAGATAATGCAATCTGCCCCCACCATACACTGAAGTTTTCTTCAATGTAATATTCTTGAGAGTCCTCGAGGTACTATTTACTTGGAAACATGAAAGGCTGATTTGGTTTTGATCTAGGGTCATAAATTGAGAGAACTTGGGCCCAAATATTACTTCTTTTCACTTTGCCTTTTGTTTCTTTCGATGGTTCAGACTTTAAGATAATAACCGAGAAAAAGcacagttaattgatcaaagGAGAATTCTAACTGATGAATGCTTCGAAGTGGCCCCCATCTACTTGATAACGTCCATCAACTTGATGGATAAAATTATAACTGCGAGTCCCAAAAGGATGGAAGCATGAAAGTGATGACGCAAAGAGATGACAAGATACCATGTCTTAGAAACAGTTGGACTTGATGATTGGACTTAGATGCAAGATTATGAGAAAGTGAGAGAAAATTAGTTGTTAGCAGGGTAATGCCTTTGGGATTTGTGTGCACCAACCTGACATTCTCGTATATCTAAATTATGTCCTTTGCAAGGGCGAAGCATGCTTTGttgctttcctctttttttttccttgacatTAAAGGAAATTGGTGCTGCCTTTTATCGATAAAGGAATCGAGAGGTGCCGGCAGCAACCATCCATTGTTTCGAGACATCTAGACAATGAGAAGGGATGGAGGgacctttcaggccaagcatatatTTCGAAAAGCCAATGAAATTGCCGATTGGGTGGCCGCCTATATGGCCAGTCATGCAGGTAGCATCTTATGGACTGGAAATAGGAAGTTGCCTCGAACACTCCgagatattttgttttctgattttattagatGCATTCGTACTCATCAGATATGACTTGCCCATCCTagctaaaaaaaaagatacgGCTAATTTAACCGAAATTGTGAAAATGATAGCTGCAAGAATTAGTGAAGGCAGCACAAACATGTATTTTCATTACAAGTTATGATTCTCAAAACTTTTCATCATAGCATGATGTAGTGagaaaaaatttaatatttcaaTATTCTTCAGAAAGTATAGTTCTGAATCGAGCCAAGTGAAAATAACTAATTCGGGCTAAGGGCTTAGCTGAGTTAAGTTTATGAAGGCAAAATTAAGTCTAATTTTTGTACATTTGATTACTTGAAACATAGCTATAGAACTTTTAACTACAAATGGATGGATGCTGAAGATCAATATAATTTGCAATCATGCTGCCTGATAGTCTTGCTCCTTCCACGTCTTTCTATGTGGTTTGCCATCTCCTTTTGTTTCTTTGGTTTTAGGAACTTTTTTCATCAAATCATGGAATCCGTTTACTGATAAAACCCTAGCCACAAATAGAGAAGAACTTCGGCAGGAGGTTTGCACGTGTCATTATTTAGCACAAAACAACAGCACGATGTACTTGATGCCTGACATTAAACAAGTAATGTACATAACATAAAAAAAGACAAGCAAGGAAGGCCATGATTTTAAGCTTTCTTAGTTGCAGAACTAACTCTGCATATactttttaaaattgaaatcaGATTGAATACTAGTATATTtaaatctatatttattttatttgacgaatatagatatagatacgaATGTTAGTCGGATGCAAAAATTTTTATCCATACTTATTTTGAATGGATACGGATATAAATCAGATATTAaaagtatggatataaattaaataattaaactttataaccataaaatcaaaaatattactaaatGGATtaaaaatcaagttaataacatgctaatataattatttattttttaaaaaaattatgattatcacgtaaaattaaataaaattttaaataaaattggaTATTTGGTTACAGATCAGATAGTTATCtattcatatttatatccatTTATGTTTGACAGATATGGATACGGATACGTATACGGATACGGATATTAGCCGGATACTCAAATTTCTATATATatccgaatagatttagatACGAAATTAAAATAGATTTAGATGAATATTATTCGATTTACTTTCACTCCTAATGCCcttaataattatattttatggTGGTTACAAGTGCATTAGGATTGCATGCAGCTCACCAAGAAATGCATATATTGTGATTAAATAAGTTGGCAACAAGTATAGTTGTGTGGACTAGAAACCTCCACAACATATCATTCAATAATGAGCGTGTGATGACTAACAAAAGAAAGGAATGCGTATTActcggagaaaaagaaagaggatgtAATTAGGTTTGGTCCTTGTGCAGCTGCATGAAAGCATGCTTGAGGTTGGCCGAGTATGAGCACTTCTTAAGCAGTGCCATGAATCTCATTTAATTAAAGACTTTATCTGTTATCTAACTCGATAAAGCACTCACTATTAGctaaatatttctattttttcttttccatagaGCAAGAATGAAATTTAGCGgttcatattttattttaatgtcACCGCAGTGCAAATAATGACTGCAACCTTGAAAAATTTCCAATGCCTATGAAATTGAGAGCACTGAGCTTTACAAAAAGCCTTCCCTTAGGTCAGAGGTCTCTTATTGGGTtcatgttctctctctctctaatagtAAAATGACAGCTTGGGTCCcgtgaaatttcttttttatttaaattttcattTATTATCGAGATGCTTTTCATTATTGTGAgtcttgctcttttttttttttgttacaacGGTTGTTCACTCTATTCTAATATAGGTACAACCAACAGAATAAAGAGCAATAATTTGATAAAATTGCGAAGAAAGGATATTCTGGTCGGTCCATAAAGCCCCTCCGGAGTGCTGTGCTGCAAATGATGCAATTCAATCAGCAACCCTATTCACCTTTCTGTATACATGCACTGCCTGAAAGTCAGTACAGTCTCTCACCATCCGCCAGATGTCTTGCTTCATAGTTCTCATACCAcctttaagattttcttttaatatCAATAAGAATCAAAGCAATCCTTGCATTTCGTGGCTTGCAATGTTGTGGGTGTTGACCTAGTGACCGTCTAATACGCACCTTTGGGGCCACTTAACAATCTAATTAACTCATACTGCGTGAGTCAAAGTCCGAAGAATGGAACATCCTCCATGCTGCTTTTGGTTGGAGCCTGGTGGAAAGGGTGGGTCGGGCCCCACCTAAGGACGAATGCTTCTTGGTCCAGGGTTAAAGTCCCAACAATGTCCAGCTCCTGGGAAGGGACAGAAAaattttttgaccaaaaaataATGTGAGTTGTGGGCATGAGAGGCCAAAAAGCCCAATCTCTCGAGAAGGTCTAATGGTCCTCCAAGAGACTCAACTGCACCCAGGGGACGGCCCAACTAGTAATGGTTCAAAAGTTATCTGGCCGGGTTGGGCCGGAACCTATTTCGAGCCTGGTCCATGGTAGAAAGAGCCGTCTAACGTTCTATATGGGTTTATGTTGTAGCCCTCTCAGCTAGGACTAGCAAATTGAATAAATACATGAGGGATAGATGAAACAACTTTATTGCCTAAATATTCCAAGTTTCATGTACTTGGGTAGTTTGGCAGTGGAGAACCCCTATGATCAAACAATACTTGACAACACCTTCACAAACAACATCAAAAAATTTGGGATAATGCCCCTTGAAGCTTTCTCGAAGGAGGCCATCGATCCGGTTATACAGTCCTTAGTTTCAATGGTGATTAATTAGGCATcaatcttgattttttttttttggaatgttTGTGAATGTCTTTTTTGTTGGTAATACTTGCATATTTGCATGCTTGTGCTGCATGGATTTTATCGTTTTTAATCTTACATATGTGTCCCAATGGCGTCAAGGCGTCgtttaaaaatcaaaaaaagacttttcttttctttttggaaaaatataGACAAAATTAAGGTCAAGTCCTGATTTTGGCTTTCCATCATCCAACCTTATAAAAGGCAATTTGTTATTTTTATAAGAACTAAGTAATAGAAATTTCCTAGCCCAAGGAGGTTCTCCGTCCACATTTTAGATCAAAATATGACTTATTATATATCAAATTCAAAATGATGATTCCTctacattttttctttcttcagcaGGTATGATATCTCTGCTACGTACTGGCAATTTGGCATAGCATGCAATTTAGCCCCGTCCAAAATTAGTCGATGTAGAATTAGGCCGAACTTAATTTAGGGTTTGAAGTCATCGGGCCAATTTGATTTAATATAATTTCAAACTAATTAGGACAAAAGTTTGGATTCAGGTCTTGAACATCAATGGACAAACTAATGTGCCTACGTTCGGATGATCTTAGCTTGGGAATCTTTGTGCTTCTTAAAAGGATGACAGTTATTGAGCTActtgcaaagaaaaaaaagacctgAAGGGGACATGACAAAGATGCGAGGGAAGATGATGACGCTACTTTTGCTATGTTAGAATCTCGCACT from the Phoenix dactylifera cultivar Barhee BC4 chromosome 14, palm_55x_up_171113_PBpolish2nd_filt_p, whole genome shotgun sequence genome contains:
- the LOC103701213 gene encoding tubby-like F-box protein 8; this translates as MSFRSIVRDVRDGIGSLSRRGFEVRLSGHHRGKSQGAVHEVHDQPVVIQDSCWASLPPELLHDVIKRLEASESSWPSRKNVVACAAVCRSWREMCKEIVTSPEFCGKLTFPVSLKQPGPRDGTIQCFIKRDKSTLTYHLYLCLSPAVLVENGKFLLSAKRTRRTTCREYIISTDADNISRSSNTYIGKLRSNFLGTKFIIYDTQPPYNRAAISQPGKTSRRFYSKKVSPKFPSGSYNIAEVTYELNLLGTRGPRRMHCIIHSIPASALDAGGTVPGQPGHLLPCSLDDSFGSMSFSKSSIMDRSMDFSSSRFSDIAGGASGIGDEEDEAKERPLILRNKAPRWHEQLQCWCLNFRGRVTVASVKNFQLIAATQPAAGAPTPSQPAPPEHDKIILQFGKVAKDMFTMDYRYPLSAFQAFAICLSSFDTKLACE